One Panicum virgatum strain AP13 chromosome 9K, P.virgatum_v5, whole genome shotgun sequence genomic region harbors:
- the LOC120652213 gene encoding KH domain-containing protein At4g18375-like, translating into MAGHRNSHGKRHSDYAENGGGKRRNPGDDSYAPGPDDTVYRYLCSSRKIGSIIGRGGEIAKQLRTETQAKIRIGESVPGCEERVITIFSSSRETNTIDDAEDKVCSAQDALFRVHERLASDEGPGNEDSEEVVPQVTVRLLVPSDQIGCIIGKGGHIIQGIRSETGAQIRVLSNDHIPSCAINGDELLQISGDAVVVRRALRQVSSRLHDNPSKSQHLLASSLTQPYAGSSHLGSSSTAPVVGITPVIPAFGGYKGDVAGDWPSIPRRDESAAKEFSLRLLCAAVNVGGVIGKGGGIIKQIRQESGAFIKVDSSNSGAEDDCIITVSAKEFFEDPVSPTIDAAVRLQPRCSEKSDAESAEPSYTTRLLVSTSRIGCLIGKGGSIITEIRRTTRATIRILSKENVPKVAAEDEEMVQISGGLDVARHALVQIATRLKANFFEREGALSAFPPVIPYHPLPAGVSDEPKYLSRDTKPVGHFLYSSSFRASDDMIPSDSYGSYSSSQAPGGGYVAYSGYSGRSTSSGLSGHSSLPYGKRHGY; encoded by the exons ATGGCTGGACACCGAAACAGTCATGGAAAACGGCACTCTGATTATGCTGAAAATGGAGGTGGTAAGAGAAGAAATCCTGGTGATGATTCCTATGCTCCTGGTCCCGATGATACTGTGTATCGCTACCTCTGCTCCTCTAGAAAAATTGGGAGTATCATTGGCCGTGGTGGAGAGATTGCAAAGCAGTTGAGGACCGAGACTCAAGCTAAGATTAGGATTGGCGAGAGTGTTCCTGGGTGTGAAGAGCGAGTTATCACAATATTTAGCTCAAGCAGGGAAACTAATACTATTGATGATGCTGAAGATAAGGTTTGCTCTGCTCAGGATGCTCTCTTTAGAGTTCATGAGAGGCTTGCTTCTGATGAGGGTCCTGGGAATGAAGACAGTGAAGAAGTTGTACCTCAAGTTACTGTTCGTTTGCTTGTGCCATCAGACCAGATTGGATGCATTATTGGAAAAGGTGGGCATATCATCCAAGGAATCCGCAGTGAGACTGGTGCGCAAATACGTGTGCTTAGTAATGATCATATCCCATCATGTGCCATTAATGGTGATGAACTCCTCCAG ATATCCGGGGATGCTGTAGTTGTCAGAAGGGCTCTTCGTCAAGTGTCATCTCGCCTCCATGACAACCCATCTAAGTCACAGCATCTTCTTGCATCCAGCTTGACCCAACCTTATGCAGGGAGCTCCCACCTTGGTAGTTCCTCCACTGCACCTGTTGTTGGGATTACTCCTGTAATTCCTGCTTTTGGAGGATACAAAGGTGATGTGGCAGGAGATTGGCCCTCTATACCTCGGAGGGATGAGAGCGCTGCAAAGGAGTTTAGCTTGCGTTTACTTTGTGCTGCTGTGAATGTGGGAGGTGTTATTGGGAAGGGTGGTGGAATTATCAAACAGATTAGGCAGGAATCTGGGGCTTTTATTAAAGTGGATAGCTCCAATTCAGGTGCTGAAGATGATTGCATAATTACAGTTTCTGCAAAAGAG TTCTTTGAAGATCCTGTCTCTCCAACAATTGATGCTGCAGTTCGTTTGCAGCCTAGGTGCAGTGAGAAAAGTGATGCAGaatcagcagagccatcatacACAACACGCTTGTTGGTGTCTACATCACGTATTGGGTGCCTAATTGGCAAAGGTGGTTCAATCATTACTGAGATACGGAGAACAACAAGAGCAACGATACGCATTCTTTCAAAGGAAAATGTTCCAAAGGTAGCAGCAGAAGATGAAGAGATGGTTCAG ATCAGTGGAGGGCTTGATGTTGCAAGACATGCTCTTGTGCAAATAGCTACAAGGCTGAAAGCCAATTTCTTTGAAAGAGAGGGTGCTTTATCTGCATTTCCACCTGTGATCCCTTATCATCCTTTGCCTGCTGGTGTTTCTGATGAACCAAAGTATCTAAGCAGAGACACTAAGCCTGTTGGGCATTTTCTATATTCAAGTAGTTTCCGTGCATCAGATGATATGATTCCTTCTGACAGCTATGGAAGTTATAGCAGCTCCCAG GCACCTGGAGGTGGATATGTGGCTTACAGTGGGTACAGTGGCCGCTCAACCAGCAGTGG GTTGTCTGGTCATAGTTCTCTTCCCTATGGAAAGCGTCATGGTTATTAG